The genomic segment CATCGCCTGCTCGGCACCATCGCCCACGAACTGTTACAGTGGGCCGGCAATCATCATCCCCAAACGGTTGACGAACTCCCTTTTCATCTCGCGCACAATCGCCTGCGCGCGTCAGGACTCGAAAGAGAAGCCATTAAAACGCTGGAGTCGGAACTGTATGCGTTGCTTGCGGCTTTTTTTGCCGACCCACGCGGGCGCTGGATTATAAAAGCGCATCAGGACGCGCATACCGAGTGGGCCCTGCTGCTCCCCGAAGGCAAGCGGCTTGCCACCCGCATGATTGACCGCTCCTTTATCGCCGACGGCCTGCGCTGGATTATTGACTATAAAACCGGAAAACGGGACGATTCTGACCTCTTGACGCATAAAAACCAGTTAAACGGTTATGCGAGACTCTGTGCACCGCACACCAGAGTTCCCATTCGCTGTGGAATCTATTATCTTGCCGACAACCACTGGGTTGAATGGCCCCATGAAGGTATCGCCGATGAACATTGAAGCCCGCATTATTGATATTCTTAACACCACTGTCTGCCCGCGCTTTGGCCTGACCGTCTCTGACAGCGGCATGCAGGCACGTCTTTCTGAAGAAGGCGGGCAGGTTATCCTGAAACTCTCTGCAGGCTTCCCGGCGAAACCTCTCGAGGAGACGCTCCTGCCACGCCTTCGTGAAGCCTTTGCACGCGCGCTGCCCGATGTCGCCCTCTCGCTTGAGCTTGAGACGCGGATTCGCGCCCATGCCACCCAATTCCCGGGCAAGGGCCTTCGCGGAGTAAAGAATGTGATTGCCATCGGGTCAGGAAAGGGCGGCGTTGGAAAATCAACCGTCACCCTGAATATTGCCTGTGCGCTTGCAGGCGCCGGTGCGCGCGTCGGCGTACTCGATGCCGACATTTATGGCCCGAGCATTCCGATGATGCTCGGCAGCGACACACTGCCTGAAGCCTCACCGATTGGCGGGTACGTACCCGTTTCAGCCCATGGCGTGCAGGCCATGTCCATAGGCTACATGACGCAACCCGCTGAAGCGCTGCTCTGGCGCGGCCCAATGCTTGCCAAGTCGCTCCTGCAGCTCCTCGATTTAAGCCGCTGGGACGAGCTCGATTACCTGCTGATTGACCTGCCTCCAGGCACTGGCGATATCGCCTTAAGCCTTGCGCAAAAAATCCCGCTCACCGGTGCGGTGGTGGTAACGACACCGCAGAATGTGGCGACGCTGGATGCGGAAAAGGCCATTCGTCTTTTTGAAAAAACCGGTGTAAGCGTGCTTGGTGTGGTGGAAAACATGGCCTCTCACCTTTGCACGAACTGCAACCACATTGAAGCCATCTTTGGCGAGGGCGGTGGTGCACGCATTGCGAGCGCCCACCACATCCCAGAACTTGGTCAACTGCCGCTTGATGCACGCATTCGCGCACAGTCAGACAGCGGTCAGCCGGTAGCGGCAACCCTGTCCGACCCGCTTGCGGCTCCATTTCTGGATGCCGCCATGAAACTTGCGGTCATTGTTGCGAAAAAGCCACGCAACATGGGCTATGGGCTGCCAGAAGTAACCGTGGAATAACGGCTACACCGAGGAAATAGGAATGATGTCCCGGTCTGTGGCGGCCGGGCTTTCACGCTCGATGCATTCCTTGAAAAACTGGTGAATGCGTTCACCCGATCGAAGTGGCCTGCAAAGAGGCGCTTCCCCTTCAGGTGCTTCCGGCATCGTGACCGGCGGCACGCGATGCTGCAGGACAATTCCGTCAAAGTGTTCACGGCTGTGCCCGCAGACATCGGGGGCCGGAACAGGCATGTCACTGTCCCCTTCCATTCGATAAACCTGCATTTTTCGCTGGTGATTCAGCGTTTTATAGGTTGTTTCATCATACCCCCGCCAGCCATGTTTATGTAAAAACCGCCTGAAGCGCAGGCGCCAGGACTCGTGAAGGGACGAGTAGTGTGCAAGTACCGGATCATCAATGGGGGGATTGTTGCTGTCGCGCGCAAATTTTGGCGAACGCACCACCGAGTATTCGGCATGCGTCAGACTGGTAAAATGTGCCGCCGTATCCATCTGCCAGCCGGTCGACCAAAGCGCGAAGGCCACCAGCGGACGCACCAGCATGCCAAGAAGCCCGCCGACATACGGTATACGCTGCAGATAGGAAATGGCAACATTGGTGGTGGATGAGAAAGTTTTAGAGGCATAGGTACCGGCAAGCGGTAAACCTCGCGACTCAAAGTGGCTCGCCACATGACTCGCAATGCTTCCGCCAAGCGATACTCCATGGAGCCCAATGCGGTTTGCAGGTACCCCCCTGTCCAAAAGGATTTGTACCATGCTGATACCCGCATCAAATAAATCCTGCGCGCGGCGCACCTGTCCCGTGCTTTTAAGAACGCCCGGGTAGTTAAACTCAATCGCACGCACCGGAATGTTCGCCTCTTGAAACTGCTGCAGTTGCCCAACGACCATGTTCTCATGATTCACCTCATAACAGCCGGTATTACCGGTAAAAAAAACGAGGTGCAGCGGGGTGTCTTTGGGAGTGCCACTGTAGTTTGCCGTTGTAATCGCATCAAGGACCACACCGGGCCTTGACTGCACCTGAAACCGCTCAAGACTATAACCTCCGGCATTTTCGTTAAACGTTGAGGCTCGGTGGTAGTGCATGCTGAGCACAGCGCCAAGGTGTATGTGGCCTGCTGCATCAATCACGGGTTTTTGGGTGCCGCCCGGATAAATCAGGCTGCCCAGTGTGCGGCTTAAGGTTCTCGCAGGCGTGTGGTAGTGCGGGTTACCGCGGTTGGCGATAAAGGCCACGAGGTTGCCGACAATAAATCGGCTGATAAAATTATCAAAAAGCAGCTTGCGAACGGCCTGTTTCAGGGTTTCATTTACAAAAGAAAAAGGTGCCAGAGCGATATCTTTCCAGGTGAAAGGCTGGGGCCTGGGCACAATAACCCTGGGCGGCACTGCCACGGCAGGAGCCTTGAAGGCCTTCCAGAGCGCATGAAGTCCCAGCCATCGGGAAACGCGTGCGGGAAAACTCGGCGGCTCCAGATGTTTTTTTAGCGCCGGAAGCAGGTGCTGAAGCGCCTGATGATGCGATGCCAGGGAGTCTTCAGTTACCGTCTCAAATGCGGCCCCCTCTCCGTCTTCTGGAAATTGCACCTGTAATTCATCATCCTGCCAACGAATGCGCATGTGCTCAAGCAGCATCTGCTCGCCATCAAGCGTTGACTCCGTTCGATGGACCACTGCTTCTTGATTCTGCCGCTCGATAAAACGTCGCCATATATCGATTACTTCCACCAGTGTCGCCATGTATTCATTCTCCTGCTGACTTGCGGGCATTGTGACAATCATTTCTTAAGGCGAGATTAACTGCCTTTTCAAAATCCACGTTGAATATTATTTCATATGCGATATGCTGTTGAAGCGCGTATGGCGCGCTTCGCTGCATGTGGTGTTAAGGAGACATTGATGGATGACCCCCTGAAAAGCGCACTGAACGGCAAGGATACTACCGCGCTCGCACAAGCCTTTGCGGCACTGCCCGTAGACGAGGACGCGCGTGCCGGAGTGCTGGCAGACCTTTTGAGCTGGCAGCCTCCCTCTGCCGCACATGCAGCGCGTGCGCTGCAAACACTCCCAAATCCGCTTTTGCATGAACTTATTCAGCAGCTTGAGACGCGCTTCCTCCAGCAGACAGAAGCCGATGAATGGCTTCAGGGCGCCATCGCCTGTGCCGAAAACCCGCAAATCCCGCGTGAATGCCGCACGCGACTGGCCAATGCCGCACTGATTTCATCAGGCACACCTGCTGAAAAGCTCATAACACTGACAAGCCTTGTGACGAATAAAAATCTGGCAGATGCTGTTTTTTATTTACATACACGCACTTCACGCATGGCTGAAGCTGAAACGGCACCGGCCTCCAACCCCTTTTCCGAGCGCATCAACCTGCTCATCAACAGCCTTGCCATTCGGGCCGCCGAATCGGTGGACGGTTTTAACCGCCTTGTGGAAAACCGCCCGACGCTTGCAAGCTGGATAATGACCCGCCGTCTGCAGGGCAAAAAAGACCCTCGCGTTTTAACCGTAGACAGCCGACTGCTCAACCAGATTTTTGATACGCCTCGCCTCTACGACTGGGAGGACAGTGCGTTTATTGATGCGCTGAGCCACACCATGGCGCGCGTCCTCTCAACCATTGGCTCTGACAGCGCCCATGCGCTTTTTGCGCGCTTCGATGCTTTTCACCGTGAACATCAACGCCTCTACACCGTTCGTCTTTGCGAGATGCTGCATGCCAGCCATGTTTCTCCCGCCTTGTTGAGTGAGTGTGTACGTCACTGTGACGACAAGGAAGCCTCCCTTACCCGTCTACTGTTAACCCAGGGAAGCAGCGGACTCCTGCCGCTTAAAATTGAGTGCCTGCAAAAAATACCCCTGCCGGTACTTGTCACCCTCTGCACGCCCCTCTTAACAACGCCTATCCTGACCTCGGCACCCGCTGCTGCAAGCAGCAGTAGCAGCAGCTCTGTCGCGAGAAGCCTTGCCAGTCATTTCCTTGAAATCCTCTGCAACAGGCTGACTGGTGAGAAAGCGCCTGATGTGCATTTCGAAGCACTTGCGCAAAGCCTCCATACACTGCCGCATGAATGGCGGCATGCACTCGTGGACGCCGGATTTCAACGCATTTGCACAACAGCGCTTTCAAAAAGCCAGTGGCTAAAGGCGCTCACTGCCGCTCAAGTAACGCCCGAACTCTGGCTCGCGCACTGTGAAACGCTTTTATCAGCCTTGAAACCGGCTGAACGCGGTGAGCTGCTGCGGTCTTTTGCGGCAAATGAGCTCTGCGCGCTTCATACGTTTCTCGAGCGCACGGCGAGCGCGCGGCGCCCCGATTTTGCCCTGCACATGAAGGATTTTACCCCCGAACAGCAGCAGGCCATTCTCCTGAGCCACCCCGACACGCGTGCCGAAACACTTGAGAGACTGTGTGAGCCTCTTGATGACACAGTGTTTCTGGATGTCCTGATGCAGGTATGCGCGAGTGCTGAAACACTGCCCGCATGGTTGCCGGCGCTTGAAGTACTGGCACTGCTGTTTAGCCACAGGTTGAATAACGAAGTGCGCAATCCCAATGCCCCCATTCATGAATGGAGAACGCGCCCACAGGCAGGGCTTCTCGCACGCCGTGTGCTTGAGCTTAAACCCTGCCTTGACGTCATTGGCTGCGTGCGCGGCCTGATGCCGCTTTATTTTCATCCGGTTTCCGTTTTTGAAGTCCTCGAAGCCCTGCCTGACACGGAAGAAAATGCCGCTGCACTGGCGCTTTGTTGGCTGAGCGCCTGTCGACATGCGCCAAAAGACCTGCAAACCTTCTGGGCAAACCTGCTACACAGTGTGGGCACTAAGAGCGTCCCCCTGCAGGAGCAGCTTGGACGCATTCTGAAAATCAGCGCGCGCATGCTCAACCCTGAGGGCGCGCTTGATGATGAGGCCTGCAAAACCCTCCTGACCTCCGGACTCACGGCTCAGGGGGTTTTT from the Legionella geestiana genome contains:
- a CDS encoding Mrp/NBP35 family ATP-binding protein, which codes for MNIEARIIDILNTTVCPRFGLTVSDSGMQARLSEEGGQVILKLSAGFPAKPLEETLLPRLREAFARALPDVALSLELETRIRAHATQFPGKGLRGVKNVIAIGSGKGGVGKSTVTLNIACALAGAGARVGVLDADIYGPSIPMMLGSDTLPEASPIGGYVPVSAHGVQAMSIGYMTQPAEALLWRGPMLAKSLLQLLDLSRWDELDYLLIDLPPGTGDIALSLAQKIPLTGAVVVTTPQNVATLDAEKAIRLFEKTGVSVLGVVENMASHLCTNCNHIEAIFGEGGGARIASAHHIPELGQLPLDARIRAQSDSGQPVAATLSDPLAAPFLDAAMKLAVIVAKKPRNMGYGLPEVTVE
- a CDS encoding alpha/beta hydrolase; protein product: MPASQQENEYMATLVEVIDIWRRFIERQNQEAVVHRTESTLDGEQMLLEHMRIRWQDDELQVQFPEDGEGAAFETVTEDSLASHHQALQHLLPALKKHLEPPSFPARVSRWLGLHALWKAFKAPAVAVPPRVIVPRPQPFTWKDIALAPFSFVNETLKQAVRKLLFDNFISRFIVGNLVAFIANRGNPHYHTPARTLSRTLGSLIYPGGTQKPVIDAAGHIHLGAVLSMHYHRASTFNENAGGYSLERFQVQSRPGVVLDAITTANYSGTPKDTPLHLVFFTGNTGCYEVNHENMVVGQLQQFQEANIPVRAIEFNYPGVLKSTGQVRRAQDLFDAGISMVQILLDRGVPANRIGLHGVSLGGSIASHVASHFESRGLPLAGTYASKTFSSTTNVAISYLQRIPYVGGLLGMLVRPLVAFALWSTGWQMDTAAHFTSLTHAEYSVVRSPKFARDSNNPPIDDPVLAHYSSLHESWRLRFRRFLHKHGWRGYDETTYKTLNHQRKMQVYRMEGDSDMPVPAPDVCGHSREHFDGIVLQHRVPPVTMPEAPEGEAPLCRPLRSGERIHQFFKECIERESPAATDRDIIPISSV